The Gammaproteobacteria bacterium genome has a window encoding:
- a CDS encoding 2OG-Fe(II) oxygenase: protein MIFADLEKLAAAEAGASPFPHLLCPDFVRAEKLPDIHRDFPTPPDAGSFPLSALKCGAAFAELVAELHSAETAGILAAKLNAPIQGRPTMTTVRGFCRQTDGKIHRDSSGKLITVLLYLNRDWNDNGGGRLRLLHNGDDIDDYFLEVAPGNGALLAFRCDDNAWHGHLPFAGERRTIQLNWVTSESYRRREAARHFLSATVKKTRAAFFGRCT, encoded by the coding sequence ATGATCTTCGCGGATTTGGAGAAACTTGCAGCGGCCGAGGCGGGCGCGTCTCCGTTTCCGCATTTGCTGTGCCCGGATTTCGTCCGCGCCGAAAAACTACCCGATATTCACCGCGATTTTCCGACACCGCCCGATGCCGGAAGTTTCCCGCTGTCGGCGCTGAAATGCGGCGCCGCCTTCGCCGAATTGGTAGCGGAACTGCACAGTGCGGAGACGGCGGGAATCCTTGCCGCAAAACTGAACGCGCCGATCCAAGGTCGCCCAACTATGACAACCGTGCGCGGATTCTGCCGCCAAACCGACGGCAAAATTCACCGCGATTCGAGCGGCAAACTCATCACCGTATTGCTGTATCTCAACCGTGACTGGAATGACAACGGCGGCGGGCGGTTACGGTTGCTGCACAACGGCGACGACATTGACGATTATTTTTTGGAAGTGGCGCCCGGCAACGGCGCGCTTCTCGCCTTTCGTTGCGACGACAACGCCTGGCACGGGCATTTGCCTTTTGCCGGAGAGCGGCGCACCATCCAATTAAACTGGGTGACGAGCGAATCGTACCGCCGCCGCGAAGCGGCGCGGCATTTTCTCAGCGCTACGGTCAAAAAAACGCGCGCCGCTTTCTTCGGCCGCTGCACATAA